A window of the Bdellovibrio sp. ZAP7 genome harbors these coding sequences:
- a CDS encoding glycosyltransferase family 4 protein, which translates to MRVAIHSYVYYPESFLVNELAAELVARGYAVQAYTGLPNYPKGEFFAPYSLLSGPYTEKHEGVEIIRYPIVPRKKGFFWLALNYLSHLVSGLLCSFRLEKVDAHIVFATSPITTAIPAIIKARFTGAKVIIWLQDLWPESVSAVGALGRKSISYKIIGSMVRWIYKNTDVMLIQSPAFRSNLNEFGFKGKIVDVPNWAPSEIEQTKKEEPSWLKEFPQNELTITFAGNIGKAQAVSTVLSAANSLKHHQEIKFVFVGDGSQKEWAEKYVRDRELPNVIFFGRRAVADMPALFRRSSALLVSLSDEPIFSMTIPSKIQAYMAAGRPIVGCLNGAGADVIRQSGCGLVASALNSEELSQVILNFKNSSKDQVSEFAANGKSYYQKHFAKEVAINAIEGVLKLGSS; encoded by the coding sequence TTGAGGGTTGCAATTCATTCCTATGTTTACTATCCAGAATCATTTTTAGTGAATGAATTGGCTGCAGAGTTAGTTGCAAGGGGTTATGCAGTTCAGGCTTACACGGGCTTACCCAATTATCCAAAAGGTGAGTTCTTTGCGCCATATTCTTTGTTGTCCGGGCCGTACACCGAGAAACACGAAGGTGTTGAAATTATTCGCTACCCAATCGTTCCGCGGAAAAAAGGTTTTTTTTGGCTTGCACTTAACTATTTGTCCCATCTCGTGAGTGGATTGTTATGCAGTTTTCGCCTAGAAAAAGTAGATGCTCACATTGTGTTTGCAACGTCGCCAATTACCACTGCAATTCCCGCTATTATAAAAGCGCGTTTTACGGGAGCAAAGGTTATTATTTGGTTGCAGGATTTGTGGCCGGAAAGTGTTTCTGCGGTGGGCGCTCTCGGCAGGAAGTCAATATCCTATAAAATTATCGGTAGTATGGTTCGATGGATATACAAAAATACTGACGTTATGTTGATCCAATCTCCCGCCTTTAGGTCGAATTTGAATGAATTTGGCTTCAAAGGTAAAATAGTCGATGTGCCGAATTGGGCTCCTTCAGAAATTGAGCAGACGAAAAAAGAAGAACCATCCTGGCTTAAAGAATTTCCTCAAAATGAATTAACTATTACTTTTGCTGGTAATATTGGCAAGGCGCAAGCTGTTTCGACGGTCCTGAGTGCAGCCAACTCCTTGAAACATCATCAGGAAATTAAATTTGTTTTTGTTGGTGACGGAAGTCAGAAAGAATGGGCAGAGAAGTATGTTCGTGATCGTGAGCTACCAAATGTAATCTTTTTTGGAAGAAGGGCGGTAGCTGACATGCCAGCATTGTTTCGTAGATCCAGTGCTTTATTGGTGAGCCTTTCCGATGAACCCATTTTTTCTATGACAATTCCGTCTAAAATTCAGGCCTATATGGCCGCGGGACGTCCCATTGTTGGCTGTTTAAATGGGGCTGGTGCCGACGTTATCAGGCAGTCTGGTTGCGGCCTCGTCGCATCAGCACTGAATAGCGAGGAATTGAGTCAGGTAATTTTAAATTTCAAGAATTCGTCGAAAGATCAGGTTAGCGAGTTTGCTGCAAATGGTAAAAGTTACTATCAAAAACATTTTGCCAAGGAAGTTGCTATTAATGCGATTGAAGGTGTTTTGAAATTAGGGAGTTCTTAA
- a CDS encoding WavE lipopolysaccharide synthesis family protein, protein MNTNYDCTLLIAGPWHANTMKMIEKNADHFKHIIVSTWSNAAPSVNLPNVHIVHQELPKIIQTHNAQNIYYQTRSTLLGLESVMTPLVVKTRTDEFYSNLNKFVEELDPSKLVYGNIFVRDVSYKRYHISDHLFGGTTVKLLQTFQRLREVLEDTSKVPYPIWTDRTPAEAKIGLLYLLNSNYEIDLLLNCPETRAFEIMKNEFKIINVENFSPYLIRSSAAGEITSLKDFLKRDTVLNLLNIKTIEDCAPRGPILHFADRIQFKMRKFLRTP, encoded by the coding sequence ATGAATACGAATTATGATTGCACGCTGTTGATCGCGGGCCCTTGGCACGCAAATACAATGAAAATGATTGAGAAAAACGCCGATCATTTTAAGCACATTATAGTTTCAACTTGGTCTAACGCAGCGCCATCGGTAAACCTTCCCAACGTGCATATAGTTCATCAAGAACTTCCGAAAATTATCCAAACTCACAATGCCCAAAATATTTACTATCAGACACGAAGCACGCTGTTGGGTCTTGAGTCTGTTATGACGCCGTTAGTAGTAAAAACACGAACGGATGAATTTTATTCGAATTTAAATAAGTTCGTTGAAGAACTTGATCCATCGAAACTTGTATATGGCAATATTTTTGTCCGTGATGTTAGCTACAAACGGTATCATATTTCAGACCATCTATTTGGCGGAACAACCGTAAAGCTACTTCAGACGTTTCAGCGACTCCGCGAGGTACTCGAGGATACGTCTAAAGTACCGTACCCAATCTGGACAGACAGAACACCAGCTGAAGCAAAAATTGGACTTCTATACCTTCTAAATTCTAACTACGAAATTGATTTACTTTTGAATTGCCCGGAAACACGAGCATTTGAAATAATGAAAAATGAATTCAAAATCATTAACGTTGAAAACTTCTCCCCTTACCTAATACGTTCATCTGCAGCGGGAGAAATCACTTCATTAAAAGATTTTTTGAAACGTGATACAGTACTGAATCTATTAAACATTAAAACTATCGAAGACTGCGCACCTCGGGGGCCAATTTTACATTTTGCTGATAGAATTCAATTTAAAATGCGCAAATTTTTAAGAACTCCCTAA
- a CDS encoding SDR family oxidoreductase — MKVLVLGAAGMLGHQVWLKCLKSFGVGSVAATLRKSKSHYDNFGIFKEGDVYDGVDVSNFESLSGVLTTIKPTIVVNCIGLTLRKEELGNIEKCIEVNSMLPHKLELWGKNNDCRVIHFSTDCVFDGARGNYSEYDVPSANDLYGKSKFLGEVGGVNALTLRLSIVGRELEGKTELIEWFLSQSGRKVNGYSRFMYSGLTTNFVADEVVRLIRDFPQLSGVYHVSSEYISKYDLLVKANEIYHCGVEVKPYDGYVGNKTLNCERYAKATGFVKPSWDQMLRTMNQDSSVNYGV; from the coding sequence GTGAAAGTATTAGTGCTAGGTGCTGCCGGAATGTTGGGGCACCAAGTGTGGTTAAAATGTTTAAAGTCTTTTGGTGTTGGTAGTGTCGCTGCAACACTCCGCAAATCTAAATCCCATTACGATAATTTCGGAATTTTTAAAGAAGGTGACGTCTATGACGGAGTCGATGTTTCCAATTTTGAATCTTTATCGGGAGTTCTTACTACGATCAAACCAACCATTGTCGTAAATTGCATCGGCCTGACCCTTCGAAAAGAAGAATTAGGCAATATCGAAAAATGTATCGAAGTGAATTCAATGCTGCCACATAAGCTTGAGCTGTGGGGGAAAAATAACGACTGTCGCGTTATTCATTTTAGTACAGATTGTGTCTTTGACGGTGCGAGAGGTAATTATTCTGAATACGATGTGCCATCGGCAAATGATCTTTATGGTAAATCCAAATTCTTAGGCGAAGTTGGTGGCGTAAATGCATTAACTTTGCGCCTATCCATTGTTGGTCGGGAGCTTGAAGGTAAAACAGAACTAATCGAATGGTTTTTGTCTCAATCCGGACGCAAAGTAAATGGTTACAGTCGCTTTATGTACTCTGGTTTGACGACCAACTTTGTCGCAGACGAAGTCGTGCGATTGATTCGCGATTTCCCTCAGCTAAGTGGGGTCTATCATGTCTCTAGCGAATATATTTCCAAATATGACTTATTAGTGAAAGCAAATGAGATTTATCATTGTGGCGTAGAGGTGAAGCCTTACGATGGTTATGTCGGCAATAAAACTTTAAATTGTGAGCGTTACGCGAAGGCCACTGGATTTGTTAAACCAAGCTGGGATCAAATGTTGCGTACGATGAATCAAGACAGTTCAGTGAATTACGGAGTTTAG
- a CDS encoding polysaccharide biosynthesis protein: MYFDGKVVLVTGGTGSMGKTFVRRVLTGEMGVPKKLIVMSRDEGKQHNMRLSYLHKTVSTDEVVYNNFKNVLEFRIGDVRDYADVCASVKNADIVINAAALKQVPTCEYFPEQAIMTNCLGAYNISRAIREHDYPVHTVVGVSTDKACKPINAMGMSKALQERVFISANVSAPKTRFICVRYGNVLASRGSVIPLFHEQIKTGGPVTITDTRMTRFLLSLDQAVDTVFNALKYANAGEIFVPRAPAALMTDVAKCLIGERNIEVKVTGIRPGEKLHEIMISDEEAPYVEPRGDYFAIKSMLPELNGGTVDVRNSFLKKEFASTDTLLDLSGTMALLKKHQLLIDDSPGFTDDEMLR, encoded by the coding sequence ATGTATTTTGATGGCAAAGTGGTTTTAGTTACGGGTGGAACGGGATCAATGGGTAAAACTTTCGTGCGTAGAGTTTTGACTGGCGAGATGGGCGTTCCTAAAAAACTGATCGTCATGTCACGTGATGAAGGCAAGCAACATAACATGCGTCTTTCATATCTACATAAGACGGTGTCCACTGATGAGGTCGTATATAATAACTTTAAAAATGTGCTGGAGTTCAGAATTGGTGATGTTCGGGACTACGCTGATGTTTGTGCTTCCGTAAAAAATGCTGACATCGTAATTAATGCGGCTGCTCTAAAGCAGGTACCTACGTGTGAGTATTTCCCAGAGCAAGCAATTATGACTAACTGTCTTGGAGCATATAATATTTCGCGCGCTATCAGAGAGCACGACTATCCGGTACATACTGTTGTGGGCGTTTCGACTGATAAGGCTTGTAAACCAATCAACGCTATGGGGATGTCTAAAGCTCTTCAAGAGCGTGTTTTTATTTCTGCTAATGTTTCTGCACCTAAAACACGATTCATCTGTGTTCGATACGGTAACGTTCTTGCTTCGCGCGGGTCAGTTATCCCGTTATTTCATGAACAAATTAAAACGGGCGGTCCAGTAACAATTACTGATACGCGTATGACACGATTCTTATTAAGCCTGGATCAAGCGGTTGATACCGTCTTTAATGCATTGAAATATGCAAATGCAGGAGAGATCTTCGTGCCACGCGCACCTGCGGCGCTTATGACTGATGTCGCAAAATGTTTAATCGGAGAAAGAAATATTGAAGTTAAAGTAACGGGAATTCGTCCTGGTGAAAAACTTCATGAGATTATGATCTCTGATGAGGAGGCTCCATATGTCGAGCCAAGAGGCGACTACTTTGCCATTAAGTCAATGCTTCCAGAACTAAATGGTGGCACTGTCGATGTGAGAAACTCCTTTTTGAAAAAAGAATTTGCATCGACTGACACGCTTTTGGATCTAAGTGGTACAATGGCTCTTTTAAAGAAACATCAACTCCTGATCGATGATTCTCCTGGATTCACGGATGACGAAATGTTGAGGTAA
- the wecB gene encoding non-hydrolyzing UDP-N-acetylglucosamine 2-epimerase — translation MKVMTIVGTRPELIKLSRVIAVLDAHLEHILVHTGQNYDYELNEVFFGDLEIRRPDCFMNAAASTPIQTIANVLVESEKLMLEHKPDAVLLYGDTNSCMAVIVAKRLKIPIFHMEAGNRCFDQRVPEEINRKIVDHLSDINMPLSEHARGYLIREGLPAQQTIKVGSSMKEIFEYYMPKIDSSKILEQLGVQSKSFILVSLHREENVDYTENLNNILESFQFLVKTFDKDVLVSTHPRTQKKLDSLGFDINANKRVKFLKPFGFCDYIKLQKNAFCVVSDSGTITEEASLLRVPAVTVRNAHERPEGMDVGTLIMSGTEPQSIVDSVKIATATEISTIVSDYDNGKVSEVVLKVICSYAHYVNRYNWRKMI, via the coding sequence ATGAAGGTGATGACTATTGTCGGAACACGGCCTGAGTTGATAAAGTTGTCTCGTGTGATCGCTGTTCTTGACGCGCATTTGGAGCATATTTTAGTTCATACGGGCCAGAACTATGACTATGAGTTAAATGAAGTTTTTTTTGGTGATCTGGAAATTCGCCGTCCCGATTGTTTTATGAATGCAGCAGCGTCAACACCAATTCAGACAATAGCCAATGTTCTTGTCGAGTCGGAAAAGTTGATGCTTGAGCATAAACCTGATGCAGTATTGCTTTATGGAGACACGAACTCCTGCATGGCTGTTATAGTCGCAAAAAGATTGAAAATTCCGATTTTCCATATGGAAGCTGGAAACCGTTGTTTCGACCAACGTGTACCAGAGGAAATTAATAGAAAAATTGTAGATCATCTTTCGGATATCAATATGCCGTTGTCCGAGCATGCGCGAGGCTACTTGATCAGAGAAGGGCTGCCGGCTCAACAGACTATTAAAGTTGGATCCAGCATGAAAGAAATTTTTGAGTATTATATGCCGAAAATTGATAGTTCCAAGATTCTCGAGCAGCTTGGCGTACAGTCCAAAAGTTTCATTCTCGTTAGCTTGCATCGTGAAGAGAATGTCGACTATACAGAGAATTTAAATAATATATTGGAGTCTTTTCAATTTTTGGTGAAGACTTTTGATAAAGATGTTTTGGTTTCGACTCATCCGCGTACTCAGAAAAAGCTCGATAGCTTAGGGTTTGATATTAATGCGAACAAAAGGGTTAAGTTTCTTAAACCGTTTGGATTTTGTGACTATATTAAGCTACAGAAGAATGCTTTTTGCGTTGTATCGGACAGTGGAACGATTACTGAGGAGGCCAGTCTGCTTAGAGTCCCTGCAGTTACAGTTCGTAATGCCCACGAAAGACCGGAAGGAATGGATGTCGGCACGTTGATTATGTCTGGTACTGAGCCTCAAAGCATTGTGGATTCGGTTAAAATCGCAACGGCGACGGAAATATCAACGATTGTGTCTGATTATGACAATGGAAAAGTTTCAGAAGTAGTTCTTAAGGTCATTTGCAGCTATGCCCACTATGTGAACCGCTATAATTGGCGAAAGATGATTTAA
- a CDS encoding glycosyltransferase family 4 protein, translating into MFLSCIGPFILSLIIAVVSIPVIIRVADLKHLMDEPDQDRKFHSIKTPTLGGVAIFAGLSISFSFFTDFIHADEIRFMTPSIILLFLAGIKDDILVLSPIKKLLIQCASSLLVTVFGNLYLTNLWGMFGINEIPPILGMFLSFITFVALINAFNLIDGINGLAGGLGFIASIFFGAWFSATNFQSLSILAFSLAGALLGFLYFNFGKAKIFMGDTGSMLIGFIISILAIKFIECNRIPGFETSVFYVKAAPGVAIAAVFIPLFDMTRVILIRIVKRKSPFSADRIHIHHKLVDEKLSHTKAALVLYIISVSIIGLAVYLKNLRSLELVGVLAGLGVIMSVAIRYCHLTRKERFTFRPEKKMI; encoded by the coding sequence ATGTTTCTTAGCTGCATAGGTCCATTCATTTTATCTCTAATTATCGCAGTCGTCAGCATTCCAGTTATCATTCGAGTTGCTGATCTCAAGCACTTGATGGATGAGCCCGATCAGGACCGAAAATTCCACTCAATTAAAACACCCACATTAGGTGGGGTCGCCATCTTTGCCGGATTAAGCATTTCGTTTTCATTCTTTACCGATTTTATTCATGCCGACGAAATTCGCTTCATGACTCCATCAATTATCCTTCTTTTCTTGGCTGGCATTAAAGATGACATTTTGGTTCTATCCCCCATTAAGAAGCTTTTAATTCAGTGTGCATCATCACTTCTTGTGACCGTATTTGGAAACCTCTATCTTACAAACCTATGGGGCATGTTCGGAATAAATGAAATACCACCGATCTTAGGAATGTTCCTTTCATTCATCACATTTGTGGCTCTGATCAACGCGTTTAACTTAATCGATGGAATTAATGGATTAGCCGGTGGGCTTGGCTTCATAGCCAGTATATTTTTCGGCGCCTGGTTTTCCGCAACGAACTTTCAATCACTAAGCATACTTGCGTTTTCTCTAGCAGGCGCACTACTGGGTTTTCTTTACTTTAATTTTGGAAAAGCCAAAATTTTTATGGGTGATACCGGGTCCATGCTTATTGGATTCATCATTTCAATCCTTGCAATCAAATTTATCGAATGCAACCGTATCCCGGGATTCGAAACATCAGTTTTCTACGTTAAAGCAGCTCCCGGTGTGGCGATTGCAGCTGTATTCATTCCATTGTTCGATATGACTCGCGTGATTCTTATCAGAATAGTAAAAAGAAAAAGCCCATTTTCAGCAGACAGAATTCACATTCATCACAAACTAGTTGATGAAAAGCTTAGCCACACAAAAGCGGCTCTCGTCCTTTATATTATTTCCGTTTCAATTATCGGACTAGCAGTTTACCTAAAAAACCTACGATCATTGGAGCTTGTTGGAGTTCTAGCCGGACTTGGCGTTATTATGAGTGTGGCAATTAGATATTGCCACTTAACTCGTAAAGAAAGGTTTACCTTTCGTCCCGAAAAAAAAATGATTTAA